In Lacibacter sp. H375, one DNA window encodes the following:
- a CDS encoding glycoside hydrolase family 97 protein, with translation MKSKLIVTVCILFCHSLFAQVTKLESPDKSIVLNVFLSASGKIQYSIKKSGASVIEPSALGVMMKGHDFTQGMKLLTTSKPVRITDSYQTKNAKKSNIVYQANQLVLSFTNEEKKKMEIIFRLSNDGVAFRYSFPWIKNKETIIGEHSSFTFDKNAKAWLQPMSEAKTGWQKVHPSYEEHYLQDIVVGTVSPLKSGWVYPALFKTNNTWVLITEAALDGAYCGTRLINDSASSVYSIGFADPREVFTGGGYLPQNNKPWLTPWRIITIGSLKTIAESTLGTDLAPKAIAIDHSFIKPGKASWSWINSKDDNIIFSEQKKYIDYAADMHWQYCLVDAAWDAKIGYDSIKILSDYAAKKNVALLLWYNSAGDWNTVTYTPKDKLLTKEGREKEFSRIQAMGIKGVKIDFFGGDGQSMIEYYIDILNDAAKYKLLVNFHGATLPRGWQKTYPHLMTTEAIYGMEMVTFDQSAADKQANHCAMLPFTRNAFDPMDFTPMNLTGLTSSNCIRRTTPAFELALSVLFLSGIQHYAQAPEGMGNVPKDVKLFLKTIPDYWDDVKFLEGFPGKYAVIARRSGNKWYIAGINGTTDEKKLSVDLTAFKKSKVTLFTDGEKGMLFSKTEMNTLKNKKVNITLNGNGGFVMVLE, from the coding sequence ATGAAATCGAAATTAATTGTAACTGTTTGTATCCTGTTTTGTCATTCACTTTTTGCACAGGTTACTAAATTGGAAAGTCCTGACAAATCCATCGTACTAAATGTATTCTTATCAGCTTCCGGTAAAATTCAATACAGCATAAAAAAATCCGGCGCCAGCGTTATTGAACCTTCGGCTTTGGGTGTTATGATGAAAGGGCATGATTTTACACAAGGCATGAAGTTATTGACGACATCAAAACCGGTGCGTATAACAGATAGTTATCAAACGAAGAATGCAAAAAAAAGCAACATTGTTTACCAGGCCAATCAACTGGTACTGTCTTTTACTAATGAAGAAAAGAAAAAAATGGAAATCATTTTCCGGTTGTCAAACGATGGTGTTGCTTTCCGGTATTCTTTTCCCTGGATAAAAAATAAGGAGACAATTATTGGAGAACATTCCTCTTTTACATTTGATAAAAATGCTAAAGCCTGGCTGCAACCAATGAGTGAAGCAAAAACAGGTTGGCAAAAAGTTCATCCATCTTATGAAGAACATTACTTGCAGGATATTGTTGTTGGCACAGTGTCGCCGTTAAAATCAGGTTGGGTGTATCCGGCTTTATTTAAAACAAATAATACTTGGGTGCTGATTACAGAAGCAGCACTTGATGGTGCTTACTGTGGTACAAGATTAATTAACGACTCTGCTTCGTCTGTTTATTCAATTGGCTTTGCCGATCCCAGGGAAGTGTTTACAGGTGGCGGTTATTTGCCACAAAACAACAAGCCATGGCTTACACCGTGGCGCATTATAACAATAGGCAGTTTGAAAACAATTGCAGAATCAACATTGGGTACAGATCTGGCACCAAAAGCTATTGCGATAGATCATTCATTTATTAAACCAGGCAAAGCATCCTGGAGTTGGATAAACAGCAAAGATGACAATATCATTTTCAGTGAACAAAAAAAATACATTGACTATGCTGCTGATATGCATTGGCAATATTGCCTGGTAGATGCTGCCTGGGATGCTAAGATTGGATATGACAGCATAAAAATTCTGAGTGACTACGCTGCTAAGAAAAATGTTGCATTGCTATTATGGTATAATTCAGCAGGCGATTGGAATACGGTAACCTATACTCCAAAAGATAAGTTGCTGACGAAAGAAGGAAGGGAAAAAGAATTCAGTCGTATTCAGGCAATGGGTATTAAAGGTGTAAAGATTGATTTCTTTGGTGGCGATGGACAAAGTATGATTGAATACTACATTGACATTTTGAATGATGCCGCAAAATATAAGCTGCTTGTAAACTTTCACGGCGCAACATTACCAAGAGGATGGCAAAAAACATATCCTCATCTTATGACAACCGAAGCAATTTATGGAATGGAGATGGTAACATTTGATCAGAGTGCAGCAGATAAGCAGGCCAACCATTGCGCTATGTTGCCGTTTACGAGAAACGCATTCGATCCAATGGATTTTACACCGATGAATCTTACGGGGCTTACATCATCTAATTGTATAAGGAGAACAACTCCTGCATTTGAACTTGCACTTTCAGTTCTATTCTTATCAGGCATACAACATTATGCCCAGGCACCGGAAGGGATGGGGAATGTTCCAAAAGATGTAAAACTCTTTTTGAAAACAATTCCTGATTATTGGGATGATGTAAAATTTTTAGAAGGATTTCCAGGAAAGTATGCTGTGATTGCCAGGCGTAGCGGTAACAAATGGTACATAGCAGGCATAAATGGAACAACAGACGAGAAGAAACTAAGTGTTGACCTTACTGCATTTAAGAAAAGCAAAGTAACTCTTTTCACAGATGGTGAAAAGGGAATGCTGTTCTCAAAAACTGAAATGAACACACTCAAAAATAAGAAAGTGAATATTACATTAAATGGAAATGGTGGTTTTGTAATGGTGCTTGAATGA
- a CDS encoding glycoside hydrolase family 31 protein, whose translation MKRIAYLGIFHLLITISTANAQDYNITETGINTAINGVNIEVQFYAPSIVRITKYPTGAKFEKQSLAVIKFPERVLFTTKKNKHELLLKSKAINIKINLKTGEINYLSGSSVQLLKEKSGGTSFKEIIDAGEKSYSVSQSFELEKAEAIYGLGQQHDGKMSKRNVKLRMVQGNLDDYIPFFQSVKGYGLFWDNYSPTLFEDNQDSTVFKSDVAEGVDYYFMYGGNADAVIGCMRNLTGQAPMFPLWTYGFWQSRERYKSQEELVDVVKKYRDLKVPLDGIIQDWQYWGNNYLWNAMEFLNPGFPDPQKMVDDVHAHNAHAIISIWSSFGPMTKQYKELNKMNALFNFRTWPSSGVETFPPKMDYPSGVKVYDAFNPAARDLYWKYLNEGIFKLGMDGWWMDSSEPDHLDEKKEDYDEKTYLGSFRKVRNAYPLMSVGGVYQHQRQVSSQKRVFILTRSAFAGQQRYGANTWSGDTKASWKNFKNQISCGLNFSLSGIPYWNSDIGGFFLWDYKSPLQDPDYREMHARWIQFGTFCPMMRSHGEGYPREIYQFGAKGNPTYDAIEKYINLRYLLLPYIYSNSWLVTSSQSSMMRALMMDFSKDKKALDINDEYLFGKSFLVCPVTQPMYWKTERRNNDSVKVVDYSTIREKEVYLPKGTDWYDFWTGEKFTGGQTVLKKVPLDILPLYVKAGSIVPLGSNVQFATEKKWDSLEIRIYKGTDGNFTLYEDENDNYNYEKGMYSTIQFHWNDAKKTLTIDKQKGSFPGMLKNRVFNIVIVDSNKGNGDRLSNKYDKTINYNQNKVVINFK comes from the coding sequence ATGAAGAGAATTGCATACTTGGGAATCTTTCATTTGCTGATTACAATCAGTACTGCTAATGCACAGGATTACAACATTACTGAAACTGGTATTAATACAGCAATTAATGGTGTTAACATAGAAGTTCAGTTCTATGCGCCATCAATAGTAAGAATTACAAAATATCCAACAGGAGCTAAGTTTGAAAAACAAAGCCTTGCTGTGATAAAATTTCCGGAAAGGGTTTTATTTACCACAAAGAAAAACAAACATGAACTGTTGCTGAAAAGTAAAGCGATAAATATTAAGATAAACCTTAAAACAGGTGAGATTAATTATTTATCAGGGTCGTCAGTACAACTTCTCAAAGAAAAATCCGGTGGCACTTCGTTCAAAGAAATAATTGATGCTGGTGAAAAATCCTATTCTGTTTCACAGTCGTTTGAATTGGAAAAAGCAGAAGCTATTTATGGGTTAGGCCAGCAACATGATGGCAAAATGAGTAAACGAAATGTGAAACTAAGAATGGTGCAGGGAAACCTGGATGATTACATTCCTTTCTTCCAATCAGTAAAGGGTTATGGTTTGTTTTGGGATAATTATTCTCCAACACTTTTTGAAGACAACCAGGATAGCACCGTCTTTAAATCGGACGTGGCTGAAGGAGTGGATTATTATTTTATGTATGGAGGCAATGCAGATGCTGTTATTGGCTGTATGCGTAACCTCACCGGGCAGGCACCCATGTTTCCTTTATGGACCTATGGTTTCTGGCAAAGCCGGGAACGATACAAAAGCCAGGAAGAGCTGGTGGATGTAGTAAAAAAATATCGGGATTTGAAAGTTCCACTTGATGGGATCATTCAGGACTGGCAATATTGGGGGAATAATTATTTGTGGAATGCAATGGAATTTTTAAACCCCGGTTTTCCTGATCCACAGAAAATGGTAGATGATGTGCATGCTCACAATGCTCATGCAATTATTTCTATATGGAGTTCTTTTGGGCCAATGACAAAGCAATATAAAGAACTCAACAAAATGAATGCATTGTTCAATTTTCGCACATGGCCTTCATCTGGTGTGGAAACATTTCCGCCCAAAATGGATTATCCCTCCGGTGTTAAAGTGTATGATGCATTTAATCCTGCCGCCCGTGACCTTTATTGGAAATACCTGAATGAGGGCATTTTTAAGTTGGGCATGGATGGTTGGTGGATGGACTCATCCGAGCCTGACCATTTAGATGAAAAAAAAGAAGACTATGATGAGAAAACCTATTTAGGCTCGTTTCGTAAGGTTCGCAACGCTTATCCATTAATGTCTGTAGGCGGGGTGTACCAACATCAGCGCCAAGTATCTTCACAAAAAAGAGTTTTTATTCTTACCCGCTCTGCATTTGCCGGTCAACAGCGTTATGGTGCCAATACCTGGTCGGGTGATACAAAAGCATCCTGGAAAAATTTTAAAAACCAAATATCGTGCGGACTTAATTTTTCGCTTTCAGGCATACCTTATTGGAATAGTGATATTGGCGGATTTTTTTTATGGGATTATAAAAGCCCACTTCAAGACCCTGATTACAGAGAAATGCATGCTCGTTGGATACAGTTCGGCACTTTTTGTCCAATGATGCGTTCTCATGGCGAAGGGTATCCCCGTGAAATTTACCAGTTTGGTGCAAAAGGAAATCCTACTTATGATGCAATAGAAAAGTATATTAATCTTCGCTATCTGCTCCTTCCTTATATCTACTCAAACTCCTGGCTGGTTACATCCAGCCAATCCAGTATGATGAGAGCACTGATGATGGATTTCTCTAAGGATAAAAAGGCGCTTGACATAAATGATGAATATCTTTTTGGGAAGTCCTTCCTGGTATGCCCGGTTACCCAACCAATGTATTGGAAAACAGAACGGCGTAATAATGACTCGGTAAAAGTGGTTGACTATAGTACCATTAGAGAAAAAGAAGTGTACCTGCCAAAAGGAACAGACTGGTACGACTTCTGGACCGGAGAAAAATTTACAGGCGGACAGACTGTTTTAAAAAAAGTACCACTGGATATTTTGCCATTGTATGTAAAAGCAGGGTCAATAGTACCTCTGGGATCTAATGTCCAGTTTGCAACTGAAAAGAAATGGGACAGCCTGGAAATAAGGATTTACAAAGGCACTGATGGCAACTTTACATTGTATGAAGATGAAAATGATAATTACAATTATGAAAAAGGAATGTATTCAACCATTCAATTTCATTGGAACGATGCTAAAAAAACACTTACAATAGATAAACAGAAGGGTAGCTTTCCCGGCATGTTGAAGAACCGGGTGTTTAATATTGTTATAGTAGATTCTAATAAAGGTAATGGCGATCGTTTATCTAATAAGTATGATAAAACGATCAACTACAATCAAAACAAAGTGGTAATAAACTTCAAATAA
- a CDS encoding acyltransferase family protein, giving the protein MPPIRYYKPELDLLRFCAFLFVFFTHRMDLAPIDPSQYYWGHHISLVGVYGVPLFFFLSAFLITELLTKEHEQFGKINIRSFYIRRILRIWPLYFTFFFGMVLVTQFSDKFGHITPGTQLAFSLFSGNWYISFNQWLSSYPINPLWSISVEEQLYILLPLVVFYAGKRGLKIFSFLALLAAYATIIYYAQKPTKGFSGEWTNSFVQFQFFAAGILLSVYLKGWQPKWHVVPRIAMFFAGLVCWLLASIVCGIHADAPHLSTISQAIAGWFLILAGVVLFFLSLYGASSKYMPPALVYLGRISYGMYIFHITMFWLVYQIFKEELASFSTMIGLYEWKNNIGFIIAFLATVIISLLSYRFFEKPFLQLKRRFTFIPSRD; this is encoded by the coding sequence ATGCCCCCAATAAGATATTACAAACCTGAACTAGACTTGCTTCGCTTTTGTGCATTTCTATTTGTGTTTTTTACACATCGAATGGACCTTGCACCAATTGACCCTTCACAATATTATTGGGGACATCATATCAGTTTGGTTGGAGTTTATGGAGTTCCACTCTTCTTTTTTCTAAGTGCATTTTTAATAACAGAATTACTTACTAAGGAACATGAGCAATTTGGGAAAATCAATATCAGATCTTTTTACATAAGACGCATTCTTCGCATTTGGCCATTGTATTTTACTTTCTTTTTTGGGATGGTATTAGTTACACAGTTTTCAGACAAATTCGGGCATATTACACCCGGAACACAACTTGCATTTAGTTTATTTTCCGGCAACTGGTATATTAGTTTTAATCAATGGCTTTCGTCTTATCCTATTAATCCGCTTTGGAGCATTTCTGTTGAAGAACAACTTTACATTTTACTTCCGTTAGTTGTATTTTATGCAGGCAAAAGAGGGTTAAAAATTTTTTCATTTCTGGCACTCCTGGCAGCTTACGCCACTATTATTTACTATGCTCAAAAGCCCACAAAAGGATTTAGCGGCGAATGGACAAACAGCTTTGTGCAATTTCAATTTTTTGCAGCAGGAATTCTTCTCTCCGTTTATTTAAAGGGATGGCAACCAAAATGGCATGTAGTTCCAAGAATTGCAATGTTTTTTGCAGGACTGGTATGTTGGTTGTTAGCCTCAATTGTTTGTGGAATTCATGCAGATGCTCCACACCTCTCAACTATTTCACAAGCTATTGCTGGTTGGTTTTTGATACTTGCCGGAGTTGTACTGTTTTTTCTGTCGTTGTATGGAGCTTCGTCAAAATATATGCCACCTGCATTGGTGTACCTCGGTCGTATATCTTATGGCATGTACATTTTTCATATCACCATGTTTTGGCTGGTATATCAAATATTTAAAGAGGAACTGGCATCTTTTAGTACAATGATTGGTTTGTATGAATGGAAAAACAATATTGGCTTTATTATCGCCTTCCTTGCTACTGTAATTATATCATTGTTGTCGTATAGATTTTTTGAAAAGCCATTTCTACAGTTGAAAAGGAGATTTACGTTTATTCCTTCAAGGGATTAG